One stretch of Desulfovibrio sp. JC022 DNA includes these proteins:
- a CDS encoding CDP-alcohol phosphatidyltransferase family protein, translated as MSIKLSSKNWFVIVQSITILRVVLAFVFVVLVPLPELVWTKAVIYFLALSTDFWDGRLARAKKVASQFGGAMDIFGDRYLMVISCLYAGFKGIPLYILAVILIREIFSVTMKMITYEGKQIIISNTKIGGLVHLTVGLGVLLIILNPENPVTMLTTTPFAIVATFYCFYFPFTLYKSRHMIKKAINFAPKKP; from the coding sequence ATGAGTATAAAATTAAGTTCTAAAAATTGGTTTGTTATTGTTCAATCAATAACAATTCTTCGTGTAGTGCTGGCTTTTGTTTTTGTTGTTTTGGTTCCATTGCCTGAACTGGTGTGGACTAAGGCCGTAATTTATTTTTTAGCTCTATCTACCGATTTTTGGGATGGGCGTTTAGCACGTGCAAAGAAAGTTGCCAGTCAATTTGGCGGTGCAATGGATATATTCGGTGATCGCTATCTGATGGTTATTTCTTGTTTGTATGCAGGATTCAAAGGAATTCCTTTGTACATATTGGCAGTTATACTTATACGTGAAATTTTTTCAGTAACTATGAAAATGATTACGTATGAGGGAAAACAAATTATAATTTCAAACACAAAGATAGGGGGACTTGTTCATTTAACAGTGGGTTTAGGGGTATTATTGATTATTTTAAATCCAGAAAATCCTGTCACGATGCTTACCACAACTCCGTTTGCAATTGTTGCCACATTTTATTGTTTCTATTTTCCTTTCACTTTGTACAAATCAAGACACATGATAAAAAAAGCAATCAATTTTGCCCCGAAAAAACCTTAG
- a CDS encoding NifB/NifX family molybdenum-iron cluster-binding protein, translated as MKIVVPCSDPDLDAKVAPKLGTAAYILIIETEDMSFEVKEGPPPSSGPGAGVAIISLAVSNGAEALLVGYVAPHIVGAMKGKGFEIITGVKGSIREAVSGYLESAGLSSDGSISESTAPSEWELWETALQKGLRQFYQLLPKLAGVILLLGLFRGFVSEATLLSMFSGSVIKDSVLGAALGSVLVGNPVNSYVIGDSLLSAGVNQSGIIALMMAWVTVGLIQLPAESAALGSRFAIVRNLCGFVMAILMALIVYLCGGLL; from the coding sequence ATGAAAATTGTAGTTCCTTGTTCTGATCCTGATCTAGATGCAAAGGTGGCTCCTAAACTTGGTACAGCCGCATACATATTGATAATTGAAACTGAAGATATGTCTTTCGAGGTAAAGGAGGGGCCGCCGCCATCGTCCGGTCCGGGGGCCGGGGTAGCGATTATTTCGCTGGCTGTCAGCAATGGGGCTGAAGCCTTGCTGGTAGGGTATGTGGCACCGCACATTGTAGGGGCTATGAAGGGCAAAGGGTTCGAAATCATAACCGGGGTAAAAGGCAGTATCCGTGAGGCTGTGTCAGGCTACCTCGAATCTGCGGGACTCAGCAGCGACGGTTCAATTTCAGAATCCACAGCACCGTCTGAGTGGGAACTTTGGGAAACTGCCCTGCAAAAGGGATTGCGGCAGTTTTATCAGCTTTTGCCAAAGCTGGCCGGAGTGATTTTATTGCTGGGGTTGTTTCGCGGTTTTGTGTCCGAGGCAACATTGTTGTCCATGTTTTCCGGATCAGTCATAAAGGATTCTGTGTTGGGGGCGGCTCTCGGTAGTGTGCTGGTGGGGAATCCGGTTAACAGCTACGTGATCGGTGACAGCCTGCTCAGTGCCGGGGTAAATCAGTCCGGTATCATTGCATTGATGATGGCCTGGGTTACTGTCGGCCTGATCCAGTTGCCTGCTGAATCTGCCGCATTGGGGAGTCGGTTCGCAATTGTGCGCAATTTATGCGGATTTGTAATGGCGATACTCATGGCTCTGATTGTATATCTTTGTGGAGGGCTATTGTGA
- a CDS encoding potassium channel family protein — protein sequence MSDGSNNKPDQGGVGESSSEAEGVSVSEGDTEVFGEIEEGSTNNMDSSLTELVEGNRQLLLDISDQNEQSVKDIKNSIQQGVTHIEGVINQKDSQVPILQKSKMFFVAVGVAGVVILLTFIGFYTMRGGLPKTVTDFDLRFWISVGLLVYSFLYFLWACKNRKKYWEWSKFWKDKIDSLEKGDRVDLSRFNKEVKFWLWEFLVPIIGFLIVLEFSFVFYWGKGIQGLEYIYLEKFCWESDRDFLLYLLGATILIFSIPTAYFLRVSSWIVRGPKEIKDNEWIIFLVNNMSNLMSLMVFITIGPYLVPLIAEYILAHTGGVATVQFAAWQKALMTLGLFVHCLSLVVINRRSLSSLWLNVVCSIFVLVFVGIFFGFIYLSEDRRNIASAANGEGDVEMQSARLPGFKDYEQPTPDIYKRAKYRIRLSDLDDSLEYAYKGKVKIENNFNATVEKSYWTVDELIAEVRNVLEKEYAGIIDGEDGSNSFRNKLADRIRYWVAFRGPQIAFTEENMPTPFVRGEWQNATLIGYYVIPHEQGESDVKSNFANEHPIQFVSVGGDRNGTEFFERKEFLKDLRGVLSDASIPHVQVIGVADGVPIATNNSKFSSNYELAKARAERTRSFIRSSIESCPIEAEISVVSVSNDYVSELSLPALKEEILPETKKLIRNNDLRASIVVLTETSPALSNVYVKDPLHYSDAITLVDSMFYSMYTVTTTGYGIIPLSGSIKFFTTFENIFELLVIAVLLGIVIGNPPSMRRRDE from the coding sequence GGATTCTTCGCTTACTGAACTGGTAGAAGGTAACCGCCAGCTGTTATTAGATATAAGTGATCAAAATGAGCAATCAGTTAAAGATATAAAGAATAGTATACAGCAAGGTGTCACTCACATTGAAGGTGTTATAAATCAGAAGGATTCTCAAGTTCCGATTTTACAAAAATCTAAGATGTTTTTTGTGGCAGTGGGGGTGGCTGGCGTTGTTATTTTACTTACCTTTATAGGTTTCTACACTATGCGGGGGGGGCTTCCGAAAACCGTAACCGATTTTGATTTGCGGTTTTGGATATCCGTGGGACTGCTGGTGTATTCATTTTTATATTTTTTGTGGGCATGCAAAAATAGGAAGAAATATTGGGAGTGGAGTAAGTTTTGGAAAGATAAGATTGATAGCTTGGAAAAGGGTGATCGCGTAGATTTAAGCCGTTTCAACAAAGAGGTAAAATTCTGGCTGTGGGAATTTCTTGTCCCAATCATAGGCTTTCTAATCGTGCTCGAATTTTCTTTTGTGTTTTACTGGGGAAAGGGCATTCAGGGTTTAGAATATATCTATCTTGAAAAGTTCTGTTGGGAGAGTGATAGAGACTTTTTACTCTATCTTCTTGGGGCTACAATCTTAATTTTTTCGATTCCGACTGCATACTTTTTGAGGGTTTCAAGTTGGATCGTCAGGGGACCCAAAGAGATTAAAGATAATGAATGGATTATTTTTCTTGTAAATAATATGTCAAACCTGATGTCTCTAATGGTTTTTATCACTATTGGTCCATATCTGGTGCCATTAATTGCTGAGTATATATTAGCCCATACAGGGGGAGTGGCGACAGTGCAGTTTGCGGCTTGGCAAAAAGCCCTTATGACACTTGGGTTGTTTGTCCACTGCCTTTCGTTGGTTGTCATTAATAGAAGATCTTTATCCTCTCTTTGGCTTAACGTTGTTTGTTCTATATTCGTGCTGGTATTTGTGGGTATTTTTTTTGGTTTTATATATCTTTCCGAAGATAGGCGAAATATTGCCAGTGCCGCTAATGGAGAAGGTGACGTAGAGATGCAATCAGCTAGATTGCCGGGGTTTAAAGATTATGAGCAACCGACTCCTGACATATACAAAAGGGCAAAATATAGAATCAGGTTGAGTGATTTAGATGATTCGTTGGAGTATGCTTATAAGGGTAAAGTTAAAATTGAAAATAATTTTAATGCAACAGTAGAAAAATCATATTGGACAGTTGATGAGCTTATAGCGGAAGTTCGGAATGTGCTTGAGAAGGAGTATGCAGGGATTATTGATGGCGAAGACGGTAGTAATTCGTTTCGCAATAAGCTTGCCGACCGAATCAGGTATTGGGTTGCTTTTCGTGGTCCGCAAATTGCTTTTACTGAAGAGAACATGCCAACACCATTTGTAAGGGGAGAGTGGCAAAATGCGACGCTGATAGGATATTATGTTATACCCCACGAACAGGGAGAATCAGATGTAAAATCTAATTTTGCCAACGAGCACCCGATTCAATTTGTATCAGTTGGTGGAGATCGCAATGGTACGGAATTTTTCGAAAGGAAAGAATTCTTAAAAGATTTGAGGGGCGTTTTATCCGACGCGAGTATTCCTCACGTACAAGTTATTGGTGTTGCTGATGGTGTGCCTATTGCAACGAATAATTCCAAATTTTCAAGTAATTATGAATTAGCTAAAGCCAGGGCGGAGAGAACAAGGTCTTTCATTAGAAGTTCTATAGAATCTTGTCCAATAGAAGCGGAGATTTCTGTTGTTTCAGTAAGTAATGATTATGTTTCTGAGCTAAGTCTTCCTGCCTTAAAAGAAGAGATATTACCGGAAACGAAGAAGCTTATAAGAAATAATGACCTAAGAGCTTCAATTGTAGTGCTGACTGAGACGTCTCCTGCTTTGTCAAATGTCTACGTGAAAGATCCGCTTCATTATTCGGATGCTATTACCCTTGTCGACTCAATGTTTTATTCAATGTATACTGTTACAACAACAGGATACGGAATAATTCCGCTTAGTGGGTCGATCAAGTTTTTTACTACCTTTGAGAATATTTTTGAATTGCTGGTAATTGCAGTGTTGCTTGGTATTGTGATCGGAAATCCACCGTCTATGCGGAGGCGCGACGAGTAG
- a CDS encoding TetR family transcriptional regulator has translation MARKTKEEAEKTRQALLASAFKVFNEKGYAKTTLQDIAEDAGVTRGAVYWHFKNKTDLFEKLFDYAFMPVRDLLFSRFEEDLEPKEMLESLMQVWISHAGTEENFRAAFGIMFNKTEWSEELMPFKLKFREYEYKFLKRTEKIIEQGQKDGVFREELKPKVAAAQYFSILLGLAQYSQFFPEEVNIDAESESLIEMFMHSCLKEN, from the coding sequence ATGGCCAGAAAGACCAAAGAAGAGGCAGAAAAGACACGGCAGGCCCTGCTTGCCTCAGCCTTCAAGGTATTCAATGAAAAAGGATATGCAAAGACAACATTGCAGGATATCGCCGAAGACGCGGGGGTAACCCGTGGAGCTGTTTACTGGCATTTTAAAAACAAAACCGACCTTTTTGAAAAACTTTTTGATTACGCATTCATGCCTGTCCGGGATCTGCTCTTCAGCAGATTTGAAGAAGACCTCGAGCCAAAAGAAATGCTGGAAAGCCTGATGCAGGTCTGGATCAGTCATGCCGGAACAGAAGAAAACTTCCGCGCAGCATTCGGCATCATGTTCAACAAGACCGAATGGTCCGAAGAGCTCATGCCTTTCAAATTAAAATTCAGGGAATATGAATACAAATTTTTGAAAAGAACAGAAAAAATCATCGAACAGGGTCAAAAGGACGGTGTTTTCAGAGAAGAGCTTAAGCCCAAAGTTGCCGCTGCTCAGTATTTTTCCATCCTGCTCGGTCTGGCCCAATACTCTCAATTCTTCCCGGAAGAAGTTAATATTGACGCTGAATCAGAATCTTTAATCGAAATGTTCATGCACTCATGCTTAAAAGAAAATTAA